Proteins from a single region of Persephonella hydrogeniphila:
- the csx2 gene encoding TIGR02221 family CRISPR-associated protein: protein MKTLISILGAGNYRETIYQFEGIKEKTDYVLSIIEKAVNPDEIIIIGTDKSRWELADKKVKNYQKILIPFGKNYNEFWKIFETLTALDVESKDIYLDLTHGFRSIPIFISTVMNFFEKVKNAHIKGIYYGMFEVESDIKPVVDLMPILEINRWIDGYTIFKEYGDSRKISSLLYEKLSSLPAEERKELSALNSLPKVLEKSSKAFGFTALQMYEKSLRDIVDVSSKVKEVPNDLKAVEFLIDEINKISDDFKNIEKEWEKQLKLAKIYFDKNRYSQSLTTLREALLTYILEENEIDWKDTKKRENILGNLISEDIENLKKNKQPVFFPKDLLQLIDSVRELRNKTNHGFIGRNSKEEEIKKAVEKLEDYLNKAQIILKMNKTQIKKMKNFIE from the coding sequence GTGAAAACTCTTATTTCTATTTTGGGAGCAGGAAATTACAGAGAAACAATATACCAGTTTGAGGGAATAAAGGAAAAGACAGATTATGTGCTGTCGATTATAGAAAAAGCAGTCAATCCGGATGAAATAATTATAATTGGAACAGATAAATCAAGATGGGAACTGGCAGATAAAAAGGTAAAAAATTACCAAAAAATTTTAATCCCTTTCGGAAAAAACTATAATGAATTCTGGAAAATTTTTGAAACATTAACAGCACTGGACGTAGAAAGTAAAGACATCTATCTTGACCTTACACATGGATTCCGATCGATTCCCATTTTTATATCAACAGTGATGAACTTTTTTGAGAAAGTCAAAAATGCTCATATTAAAGGTATCTATTATGGAATGTTTGAAGTAGAAAGCGATATAAAGCCTGTTGTTGATCTTATGCCTATATTGGAAATAAACAGATGGATCGATGGATATACAATTTTTAAAGAATATGGAGATAGTAGAAAAATATCCAGTCTTTTATACGAAAAGTTAAGCAGTCTACCGGCAGAAGAGAGAAAAGAGCTGTCAGCCCTAAACAGTTTACCGAAAGTACTGGAAAAATCCTCTAAAGCTTTTGGATTTACAGCCTTGCAAATGTATGAAAAATCATTGAGAGATATTGTAGATGTATCATCGAAGGTAAAAGAAGTTCCTAATGATCTTAAAGCGGTTGAATTCTTGATCGATGAGATAAACAAAATATCAGACGATTTTAAAAATATAGAAAAAGAATGGGAAAAACAGCTAAAACTGGCAAAGATTTACTTTGATAAGAATAGATACTCCCAGTCCTTAACTACACTAAGAGAAGCCTTACTTACATACATTTTGGAAGAAAATGAGATCGACTGGAAGGACACTAAAAAAAGAGAAAATATCCTTGGGAACTTAATTTCAGAAGATATAGAAAACCTCAAAAAAAATAAACAACCTGTATTCTTCCCAAAAGATCTACTGCAATTAATTGATTCTGTTAGAGAGTTAAGGAACAAAACAAATCATGGTTTTATTGGTAGAAATTCTAAAGAAGAAGAAATAAAAAAAGCTGTAGAGAAATTAGAAGATTACCTAAATAAAGCTCAAATCATATTAAAAATGAATAAAACCCAAATAAAAAAGATGAAAAATTTTATAGAATAA
- the cas2 gene encoding CRISPR-associated endonuclease Cas2 — MRFIVCYDISDDKTRNKVSKLLKSYGIRTQLSVFEIETDINTVMSLLQDVEQMIDIVDKFFVYPVGDVKAVIRLGKAQKGNIFNIV; from the coding sequence GTGAGATTTATAGTGTGCTATGATATCTCTGACGATAAAACAAGAAATAAAGTATCAAAATTACTAAAATCTTACGGTATAAGAACGCAGTTAAGTGTTTTTGAGATAGAAACTGATATTAATACTGTTATGAGTCTTTTACAGGATGTAGAGCAGATGATTGATATCGTAGATAAATTCTTTGTGTATCCTGTCGGTGATGTTAAGGCTGTTATTAGACTCGGAAAAGCACAGAAAGGAAATATTTTTAATATTGTTTAA
- the rmuC gene encoding DNA recombination protein RmuC has product MDLVILQGLILLFLIFLTVIAVLIYKKISSSEEIIKLQQKINIDNENIKGILDNLKDRFNTIELEFENKIVKNITSDLTKTKEDLINNLLNLREVVHKTAGDLNSKSDNISHETKEKLSELEKEITKTIKEISQSLSENTSRIIIDIKNTIQKINTEFTESTSQLSEKLGKIDQQLQNIEKISSEIQTLQNILKPPKQRGIFGEKLLELLIKDILPENKYAFQFPIGTDKVDAVLKLDGKILPIDAKFPLDNFLKSINDDANLKNLIKNTKNMIDDISSKYIKPSEYKTTNFALMYIPAESVWYEIFVKNPDIYKYAIQKRVFPVSPHTIMTYLQVISEGLKAFEIEKDVEIVINEINSLKNEIEKTVNEYEILERHLSNAIKKVNLTKELLIEINTKIETFGKSKKLEV; this is encoded by the coding sequence ATGGATTTAGTTATCCTTCAGGGATTGATCTTATTATTCCTTATTTTCCTGACAGTTATTGCTGTTTTGATTTACAAAAAAATCAGTTCAAGTGAGGAAATAATAAAACTCCAACAAAAAATAAATATAGATAATGAAAATATAAAAGGCATTTTAGATAACCTTAAGGATAGATTCAACACTATTGAACTTGAATTTGAAAATAAAATAGTAAAAAATATAACCTCCGATCTAACAAAAACAAAAGAAGATTTAATAAACAATCTCCTAAATCTAAGAGAAGTTGTACATAAAACTGCTGGAGATCTAAACTCAAAAAGTGACAATATATCACATGAAACTAAAGAAAAACTATCAGAGTTAGAGAAAGAAATAACTAAAACTATAAAAGAAATATCCCAATCCCTTTCAGAAAATACCTCAAGGATAATTATCGACATTAAGAACACCATTCAAAAAATAAATACAGAATTCACCGAAAGTACCTCTCAACTTTCGGAAAAATTAGGGAAAATAGATCAACAATTACAAAATATAGAAAAAATATCTTCAGAAATTCAAACACTCCAAAATATTTTGAAACCTCCAAAACAAAGAGGTATTTTCGGAGAAAAACTTTTAGAACTTTTAATTAAAGATATTCTTCCAGAAAATAAATACGCATTTCAATTTCCTATAGGAACAGATAAAGTTGACGCTGTTCTGAAATTAGACGGCAAAATTCTCCCGATAGATGCCAAATTTCCTCTCGATAACTTCCTAAAATCCATAAATGATGATGCAAATCTAAAGAATTTAATAAAAAATACTAAAAATATGATTGACGATATATCATCTAAATATATAAAACCTTCTGAATATAAAACCACAAACTTTGCTCTTATGTATATACCGGCTGAAAGCGTATGGTATGAAATTTTTGTCAAAAATCCTGACATATACAAATATGCTATACAAAAAAGAGTTTTTCCAGTTTCTCCACACACGATAATGACATACTTACAGGTCATATCCGAAGGATTAAAAGCATTCGAAATAGAGAAAGACGTGGAAATAGTAATTAATGAAATTAACTCTCTAAAGAATGAAATCGAAAAAACCGTCAATGAGTATGAAATCCTCGAAAGACATCTAAGTAATGCAATTAAAAAAGTAAATCTAACTAAAGAACTTTTAATTGAAATCAACACAAAAATCGAAACTTTTGGAAAATCTAAAAAATTAGAGGTATAA
- the cas1 gene encoding CRISPR-associated endonuclease Cas1: protein MKEIVFITKQGVKLKRKDNQIVAVYERNKISSFPVNRIDKLFLFGNVEITTSAVSFLLSKNVDIFLLSYSGRLKGVITSPLRSNYTLRLKQYEAFTSPRNIEIAKFFVFQKIKEIEKFIGKQFTELRNKLLGTKDYSEILGIEGRASALFFEKFKEFLDNKNLQFEKREYNPPPDPVNALLSLSYSIFYSLLFSITLSKGYDPYISFLHRKRGTHGAFASDIMEIFRVDLTKFVGVLFNTGIITGEDFENDSEYLLKNNSLKKFIRIYHENVIQNETYLKKINQVFQQLEKIL, encoded by the coding sequence ATGAAAGAGATAGTTTTTATAACAAAACAGGGAGTAAAGTTAAAAAGAAAAGACAATCAGATAGTTGCTGTTTATGAGAGGAATAAAATATCTAGTTTTCCAGTTAATCGGATAGATAAACTTTTTTTATTTGGTAATGTAGAAATAACAACTTCTGCTGTCAGTTTCTTACTTTCAAAAAATGTAGATATATTTTTGCTTTCTTACTCGGGCAGATTGAAAGGCGTTATAACATCTCCCCTGAGAAGCAATTATACCCTTCGTCTGAAGCAGTATGAGGCATTTACTTCGCCCAGAAATATCGAAATAGCCAAGTTTTTTGTTTTTCAAAAAATCAAAGAGATAGAAAAGTTCATAGGTAAACAATTTACAGAGTTAAGAAATAAACTACTTGGAACTAAAGATTATTCAGAAATTCTCGGTATAGAAGGTAGAGCTTCAGCCTTATTTTTTGAAAAGTTTAAAGAGTTTTTAGATAATAAGAACTTACAGTTTGAAAAGAGAGAGTATAACCCACCTCCAGATCCTGTAAATGCACTTTTGAGCCTCAGTTATTCTATATTTTACAGCCTGTTGTTTTCTATTACTCTCAGTAAAGGATATGACCCATATATAAGTTTTTTACACAGAAAAAGGGGAACACACGGTGCATTTGCTTCTGACATAATGGAAATTTTTAGAGTTGATTTAACAAAATTTGTAGGTGTTTTGTTTAATACAGGTATTATAACCGGAGAAGATTTTGAGAATGACAGCGAATATCTTCTGAAAAACAACAGTCTAAAAAAATTTATCCGTATCTATCATGAGAATGTAATACAGAATGAAACATACCTGAAAAAAATAAATCAGGTATTTCAGCAGTTGGAGAAGATACTGTGA